In Pseudonocardia sp. C8, one genomic interval encodes:
- a CDS encoding thermonuclease family protein, with the protein MAEIAFGFRPETRRVYDAPLLRGVDGDTVNIDQSVRMVSIDTPETHVGGSAPTAQSTLDRCRQRLADGVYDAIGPGLRAHLLNRLTADAAARHLGAGARAGQEFARMRAERLTIDPVSGVGKVGIVVTGEVIEENGRLLAYVTPWLTAPLPPPDDPQRRTFNLQLVETGWAALFPIYPSLPRDADLARAVHAAETAWEQKLGAWAEFGADLLLGYEYRACIKLGAADRPNEAPVPPGERIDQAFRRVCIDVRTRTILGRFSYHQIDPPYRLWVWQDDLDEARRVLQLVDP; encoded by the coding sequence GTGGCTGAGATCGCGTTCGGTTTCCGGCCCGAGACCCGGCGGGTCTATGACGCGCCGCTGCTGCGCGGCGTCGACGGGGACACGGTCAACATCGACCAGTCGGTGCGGATGGTCTCGATCGACACCCCCGAGACGCATGTCGGCGGCAGCGCACCGACCGCGCAGTCCACCCTCGATCGGTGTCGGCAGCGGCTCGCAGACGGCGTCTACGACGCGATCGGGCCGGGGCTACGCGCGCATCTGCTCAACCGGCTCACTGCGGACGCGGCGGCCCGGCACCTGGGCGCCGGCGCCCGGGCCGGGCAGGAGTTCGCCCGGATGCGCGCCGAACGCCTGACCATCGACCCCGTCAGTGGGGTGGGGAAGGTCGGGATTGTGGTGACCGGGGAGGTCATCGAGGAGAACGGGCGGCTGCTGGCCTACGTGACTCCGTGGCTCACGGCACCGCTGCCACCGCCGGATGACCCGCAGCGGCGAACGTTCAACCTGCAGCTGGTCGAAACCGGCTGGGCGGCATTGTTCCCGATCTACCCGTCGCTGCCGCGCGACGCCGACCTCGCCCGCGCCGTCCACGCCGCCGAGACCGCGTGGGAGCAGAAGCTGGGTGCGTGGGCGGAGTTCGGGGCGGACCTGCTGCTGGGCTACGAGTACCGGGCCTGTATCAAGCTGGGCGCCGCCGACCGGCCGAACGAGGCCCCGGTCCCACCGGGCGAGCGGATCGATCAAGCCTTCCGGCGGGTCTGTATCGACGTCCGCACTCGCACCATCCTGGGGCGCTTCAGCTACCACCAGATCGACCCGCCGTACCGGCTCTGGGTGTGGCAGGACGACCTCGACGAGGCCCGCAGGGTTTTGCAGCTCGTCGACCCCTGA
- the cas7u gene encoding type I-U CRISPR-associated RAMP protein Csb1/Cas7u, whose product MSSIIGLEDLLAACRSGGASCLTSVTELAPAAGSHASVAPAKFAVRNSDVGTYAYETRFDGGVAADAVVIDSKQSQNNRCEQGLVAAIVDGHDVLSRLPRVAVSYRVGDRVVELSDLELPHRVFDGHIRAATISGAPLTQDERYRRVRDAHPGDAFALLQTSPASLVFGSWDSSRATRQGRWRSVLVGEIVGFCSGRPEPEGPEPKGPELKGGARIDPLGMRIELTGPALKELADRQRSELSRGTYDKIVKSAGAAKGEQRVKASPVGLGGIPPTLEALAGVACSKIVRSHVLSFAALRQVRFGKGAEGDAACRALLAALALAALARSDGELVLRANCDLVESGPTAVVLHGRGGTQTQLSALSVEEADALLAAALTRAEQEAGVSWNGVVLAVDGDPAILAGAVEDEAGGN is encoded by the coding sequence GTGTCCTCGATCATCGGCTTGGAAGATCTTTTGGCGGCGTGTCGAAGTGGCGGGGCCAGCTGTTTGACGTCGGTCACGGAGTTGGCGCCGGCGGCCGGGTCGCATGCGTCGGTGGCTCCGGCGAAGTTCGCGGTCAGAAATTCGGACGTCGGTACCTACGCGTACGAGACGAGATTCGACGGTGGCGTGGCGGCGGACGCGGTGGTGATCGATTCGAAGCAGTCCCAGAACAATCGTTGTGAGCAGGGGTTGGTTGCTGCGATCGTCGACGGCCACGACGTGCTCTCCCGGTTGCCGCGAGTGGCCGTCAGCTACCGGGTCGGTGATCGGGTCGTGGAGTTGTCGGATCTGGAGCTGCCCCATCGAGTGTTCGACGGGCACATCCGGGCGGCGACCATCAGCGGGGCGCCGCTGACTCAGGACGAGCGGTACCGACGTGTACGCGACGCGCACCCGGGTGACGCGTTCGCTCTGCTGCAGACCAGCCCGGCCAGCCTGGTGTTCGGTTCGTGGGATTCGAGTCGGGCCACCCGGCAGGGGCGCTGGCGCAGCGTCCTGGTGGGGGAGATCGTCGGGTTCTGTTCCGGTCGTCCCGAGCCGGAGGGCCCCGAACCGAAGGGCCCCGAGCTGAAGGGTGGGGCGCGGATCGACCCGCTCGGGATGCGGATCGAGCTGACCGGGCCGGCTTTGAAGGAGCTCGCCGACCGTCAGCGTTCGGAGCTGAGCCGGGGAACCTACGACAAGATCGTGAAGTCTGCTGGTGCGGCGAAGGGGGAGCAGCGGGTCAAGGCGTCACCGGTGGGTTTGGGTGGTATTCCGCCGACGTTGGAGGCTCTCGCCGGTGTGGCCTGCAGCAAGATCGTGCGCTCGCACGTGCTGAGTTTCGCGGCTCTGCGCCAGGTCCGGTTCGGGAAGGGCGCCGAGGGTGATGCGGCGTGCCGGGCGCTGTTGGCGGCGCTGGCGCTGGCTGCGCTGGCACGGTCGGACGGCGAGCTGGTGCTGCGCGCGAACTGTGACCTCGTGGAATCCGGTCCGACCGCGGTGGTTCTGCACGGTCGCGGGGGGACCCAGACGCAGCTGTCCGCGCTGAGCGTTGAGGAAGCCGACGCGCTGCTGGCTGCGGCGTTGACCCGTGCCGAGCAGGAAGCCGGCGTCTCCTGGAACGGGGTCGTGCTCGCGGTCGACGGCGACCCGGCGATCCTGGCCGGCGCCGTCGAGGACGAGGCCGGAGGGAACTGA
- the csb2 gene encoding type I-U CRISPR-associated protein Csb2 — protein sequence MFTLRATPLLGTYRGHRPDATPETIPSVARLHAALLCAAGFGPRAVAGEDGWVPCEADEAALRWVEENPPTEMRIPQLRVSRQDAVAYRNDGTIGPVGGARGIRTLAKHESVTAVDGPFTWTWREPPPEPVAEALRALCPDVPHLGTAECPVTMEAAEDDPEPTHVLDREAMPFSGGPGTMLDVPAPGRLDELVEAHRLRRTGRLGSDRAGSSERSASPVPPRGAVRPAMYRPAGRTVAEVPWPEVLLVPLDRRIHERDRVRWCVAAHKALIKMLDAAAPPLLTGVYPDPGTRPANRLALQILDRDVPARLPAGARSALAVLLPPAAPSELELIYRAVAALRNLTVGRRRGEAGEHARQARVSGAVEVVHGDALWLEPAPGTVRVWRSDPPAVPDTRGQRGWTFTHAALLSLGFVWQGSGIARVHGRGAERDHALVDAVNAAGAVVLRTDPVRRSTVQHYAHHVHHDAVVRPYRVALGLGQLGGPCTVQAIGQSRHLGGGLLVPLDVAEGSPVPEHPW from the coding sequence GTGTTCACCTTGCGTGCTACTCCGCTACTCGGGACCTACCGGGGCCACCGGCCCGATGCGACCCCGGAGACGATCCCGTCGGTGGCGCGGCTGCATGCTGCGCTGCTGTGCGCGGCCGGGTTTGGTCCCCGGGCGGTGGCCGGAGAGGACGGGTGGGTGCCCTGCGAGGCCGACGAGGCGGCGCTGCGCTGGGTCGAGGAGAACCCGCCGACCGAGATGCGGATCCCGCAGCTTCGGGTGAGCCGGCAGGACGCGGTCGCCTATCGCAACGACGGCACGATCGGGCCGGTCGGCGGCGCACGTGGGATCCGCACCCTGGCCAAGCACGAATCGGTCACCGCGGTGGATGGCCCGTTCACTTGGACCTGGCGGGAGCCGCCACCGGAACCGGTCGCCGAGGCGTTGCGGGCGTTGTGCCCGGACGTGCCGCATCTGGGCACCGCTGAATGCCCGGTGACGATGGAGGCCGCCGAGGACGATCCGGAGCCCACCCACGTTCTCGACCGGGAGGCGATGCCGTTCTCCGGTGGTCCCGGGACGATGCTGGACGTCCCGGCTCCCGGTCGGCTCGACGAGCTCGTCGAGGCCCACCGCCTGCGGCGCACGGGCCGGCTCGGGTCCGATCGCGCCGGTTCGAGCGAGCGCTCGGCCAGCCCGGTACCGCCGCGCGGGGCGGTGCGTCCCGCGATGTATCGGCCGGCCGGCCGCACCGTCGCCGAGGTGCCCTGGCCCGAGGTCCTGCTCGTTCCCCTCGATCGCCGGATCCATGAGCGGGACCGGGTGCGGTGGTGCGTAGCCGCGCACAAGGCGTTGATCAAGATGTTGGATGCGGCGGCGCCTCCGCTGCTGACCGGCGTGTATCCCGACCCGGGTACGCGTCCGGCGAACCGGTTGGCTCTGCAGATTCTCGACCGGGATGTGCCGGCGCGGCTGCCGGCCGGGGCCCGCAGCGCGCTCGCCGTGTTGTTGCCGCCGGCCGCGCCCAGCGAGTTGGAGCTGATCTACCGCGCTGTCGCGGCGTTGCGGAACCTGACTGTCGGGCGCCGCCGTGGCGAGGCGGGCGAGCACGCCCGTCAGGCTCGGGTGTCCGGAGCGGTGGAGGTCGTCCACGGGGACGCGCTGTGGCTGGAGCCGGCACCCGGGACGGTCCGGGTCTGGCGAAGCGACCCGCCGGCGGTACCGGACACCCGGGGGCAGCGAGGTTGGACCTTCACCCACGCCGCGCTGTTGTCGCTGGGGTTCGTCTGGCAGGGCTCGGGCATTGCGCGGGTGCACGGTCGCGGGGCAGAGCGGGACCATGCGCTGGTCGATGCTGTGAATGCGGCCGGGGCGGTCGTGCTGCGCACCGATCCGGTGCGGCGCAGCACCGTCCAGCACTATGCCCATCACGTGCACCACGACGCCGTGGTCCGCCCGTACCGGGTGGCGCTCGGACTCGGTCAGCTCGGCGGACCGTGCACCGTGCAGGCGATCGGGCAGAGCCGCCATCTGGGCGGAGGCCTGCTGGTCCCGCTCGACGTCGCCGAGGGTTCGCCCGTTCCGGAGCACCCGTGGTGA
- a CDS encoding type I-U CRISPR-associated helicase/endonuclease Cas3, which translates to MRLNRGDFAAYFAALHEGSAPYAWQERLLDSVLDAGRWPEALVAPTGAGKTSVIDVHVFAHALAAARGLARPPRRLAMIVARRVLVDDQYRYACRLAEELDSAQEGVLAEVAHRLRAGRAGADQVPLLVARLRGGEPPSRRWVDHPTAVAVLCATPEMWGSRLLFRGYGSSSRAWPREAGLLALDTVAVLDEAHLSRQLLCTARRVAQLVPVADHAWEGPPPLQVVETTATPASGEGRRLGVDETDLADGSSLRERLCRPKPISLVPRKDWRTTRPRHTVVDEIARRAVELIAQADREHPTVGCFVNTVERAVALTAALRDKRIGERPLRVVMLCGQVRPVDVELLETRYPRLLTPAGNSDVDVLVSTQTLEVGADLDLHAIVTELASGTALVQRAGRANRRGLAAAGPVVVIVPDGDVSARDRSGPYDSDDLSSALAWLTGRAEDELGLAPWAVRGDPPPQQRHTRRLLQRLELGQVWHWDRTSDQLAAEPELDLWLSDDLRPETSISLVVRDDLPTDSADAVEQIRVLLPRRHEAFGVPIQTAAEILSEELARLRTHDRHAQLPAVLVRGDDVGPLTWTGPSEQQRARIRPGDVVVLSADLALFTPGEQGSPSVAVTESSGIRRARATDVLEAIAHRAGGPRTGEIVHRVTLADPALIDQLAPIDDPVDDAGPPVDPWTVAEKWLTDHQTDKDPMAAAAAGLLAAGDRRAADVVVLPSHGPPRQLVVIDGRRRDADDSIRQEWTPASGRVTLAAHQRDVAERSGELAAAVGLPAPLTSALTSAALHHDDGKADPRFQVRLGGRPAGPPLAKSHGGVGPETQRRRQDRSGLPPRWRHEQRSVIDAWPHIGDTNERDLVARLIGSTHGHGRTSFPHTASELLGPGAGPVLTRLAEELFDAGGWDELIERTRLRHGVWCCAYVEALLRAADGQISGEGR; encoded by the coding sequence GTGAGGCTCAATCGCGGTGACTTCGCCGCCTACTTCGCCGCGCTGCACGAGGGCAGCGCCCCGTATGCCTGGCAGGAACGGCTTCTGGACTCGGTGCTAGACGCCGGCCGCTGGCCCGAGGCCCTCGTGGCTCCGACCGGGGCGGGCAAGACTAGCGTCATCGACGTCCACGTGTTCGCGCACGCTCTCGCGGCCGCGCGGGGCCTGGCACGCCCGCCGCGGCGCCTGGCGATGATCGTCGCACGACGGGTGCTGGTCGACGACCAGTACCGCTACGCGTGCCGGCTCGCCGAGGAGCTCGACTCCGCGCAGGAGGGTGTGCTTGCCGAGGTGGCGCACCGTCTGCGAGCCGGACGGGCCGGGGCGGACCAGGTCCCGCTGCTGGTTGCCCGGCTCCGCGGCGGGGAACCGCCGTCGCGGCGCTGGGTAGACCATCCGACCGCGGTGGCCGTTCTCTGCGCGACACCGGAGATGTGGGGAAGCCGCCTGCTCTTCCGCGGGTACGGCTCCTCCTCGCGTGCCTGGCCGCGCGAGGCCGGCCTGCTGGCCCTCGACACGGTCGCCGTGCTCGACGAGGCCCACCTGTCACGCCAGCTGCTTTGCACCGCCAGACGCGTCGCCCAGCTGGTCCCGGTCGCCGACCACGCATGGGAAGGACCGCCGCCGCTGCAGGTGGTGGAGACGACCGCGACCCCGGCATCGGGGGAGGGGCGTCGTCTCGGGGTCGACGAGACCGATCTGGCTGACGGGTCGTCGCTGCGGGAACGGCTGTGCCGGCCGAAACCGATCTCGCTCGTGCCGCGGAAGGACTGGCGGACGACCCGCCCACGACACACCGTCGTCGACGAGATCGCGCGCCGCGCCGTCGAGCTGATCGCACAGGCAGATCGGGAACACCCGACCGTGGGATGTTTCGTCAACACCGTCGAGCGGGCGGTCGCCCTCACAGCGGCACTGCGCGACAAGCGCATCGGTGAACGCCCGCTGAGGGTCGTCATGCTCTGCGGCCAGGTTCGCCCGGTCGACGTCGAGCTTCTCGAGACCCGCTATCCCCGGTTGCTGACCCCGGCCGGCAATTCCGACGTCGACGTCCTGGTGTCGACCCAGACCCTCGAGGTCGGAGCCGACCTGGACCTGCACGCGATCGTGACCGAACTGGCCAGCGGTACCGCCCTGGTCCAGCGGGCCGGGCGGGCCAACCGGCGTGGACTCGCTGCGGCCGGGCCGGTCGTGGTGATTGTGCCGGACGGGGACGTCTCCGCGCGGGACCGATCGGGTCCCTACGACTCCGACGACCTGAGCAGCGCCCTCGCCTGGCTGACCGGTCGGGCCGAGGATGAGCTGGGTCTGGCCCCGTGGGCCGTCCGGGGTGACCCGCCACCCCAGCAACGCCACACCCGACGACTGCTACAACGCCTCGAGCTCGGCCAGGTCTGGCACTGGGACCGCACGAGCGACCAGCTCGCCGCCGAACCCGAACTGGACCTGTGGCTCTCCGATGACCTCCGGCCCGAGACCTCGATCAGTCTCGTCGTCCGGGACGACCTGCCCACCGACAGCGCGGACGCGGTCGAGCAGATCCGCGTACTTCTCCCGCGCCGGCATGAGGCCTTCGGTGTCCCGATCCAGACCGCGGCCGAGATCCTGTCGGAGGAACTCGCACGCCTGCGCACCCACGACCGGCACGCGCAGCTCCCGGCCGTGCTCGTCCGGGGCGACGACGTCGGGCCGCTGACCTGGACCGGGCCATCGGAGCAGCAACGGGCGCGGATTCGCCCAGGTGACGTGGTCGTCCTCAGCGCGGACCTCGCCCTGTTCACCCCCGGCGAGCAGGGAAGCCCATCCGTCGCCGTGACCGAGTCGAGCGGTATCCGACGTGCTCGGGCGACCGACGTGCTCGAAGCCATCGCCCACCGCGCCGGAGGGCCCCGCACCGGTGAGATCGTCCACCGCGTCACCCTCGCGGACCCGGCACTGATCGACCAACTGGCCCCCATCGACGACCCGGTCGACGACGCAGGCCCACCGGTCGACCCCTGGACGGTCGCCGAGAAATGGCTCACCGACCACCAGACCGACAAGGACCCGATGGCGGCCGCGGCCGCCGGCCTGCTGGCCGCCGGCGACCGGCGTGCCGCCGACGTCGTGGTGCTGCCCAGCCACGGGCCACCGCGACAGCTCGTGGTGATCGACGGTCGCCGACGTGACGCCGACGACAGCATCCGCCAGGAGTGGACCCCGGCCTCGGGGCGGGTCACCCTCGCCGCGCACCAGCGCGACGTCGCCGAGCGTTCCGGGGAGCTCGCAGCAGCGGTCGGCCTGCCTGCGCCGCTGACATCGGCGCTCACCTCCGCGGCGCTCCACCACGACGACGGCAAGGCCGATCCGCGATTCCAGGTCCGCCTCGGTGGCCGGCCCGCGGGCCCGCCACTGGCCAAGAGCCATGGAGGTGTCGGTCCGGAAACCCAGCGACGCCGACAGGACCGCAGCGGCCTGCCGCCACGCTGGCGACACGAACAACGCAGTGTGATCGACGCGTGGCCGCACATCGGCGACACCAACGAACGGGACCTCGTCGCGCGCCTGATCGGATCCACCCACGGGCACGGTCGTACCTCGTTCCCCCACACCGCATCCGAGCTCCTCGGTCCCGGCGCCGGACCGGTCCTCACCCGGCTTGCCGAGGAGCTGTTCGACGCGGGCGGGTGGGACGAGCTGATCGAGCGGACCCGGCTCCGTCACGGCGTCTGGTGCTGCGCCTACGTCGAGGCCTTGTTGCGCGCGGCTGACGGGCAGATCTCCGGGGAGGGGCGATGA
- the cas1 gene encoding CRISPR-associated endonuclease Cas1: MTSVDEQPIPIRLVAHHAFCPRRAWLEALGETTDTHQVAVGVAAHHAVDDPGRSRAQAMRSVDVLSAEHGLVGRCDSVQIDDDGRTTVVEYKSTPVRRRPAVTDAMRVQLALQTIALREQGRTVDAAAIWFVDHRQYADVAIGPDELDAALEQLRRLRAVLDAQTAPEPLVDDPRCRTCSHAGVCLPDERALEPVTRRVLVADPDSQVLHLATPGARAALRSGRVRVVKGDDELRTVPIERVLALVVHGNVDVSSGLLRELLWRRCPTVWCSGTGRVIGWASSANSPNGGPRVHQHVASANGHLGLARGFVAAKIGNQATMIRRHGEGDAHATLRRLQRRADDATSTAELYGIEGDAAARYFEAFTTMLSPSVRQWASFAGRTRRPASDPVNAALNLTYGLLLSDAIRAIVACGLDPHAGFLHSSGRNKPALALDLIEEFRAPVADSVVIGTFNNGELKPASFSHVTGSTRLRDSGRAAVITAYERRVTTSFRHPIFGYDVTWRRAMEVQARLILGVLDGTQHRYKGVTVR; the protein is encoded by the coding sequence GTGACCAGCGTCGACGAGCAACCGATTCCGATCCGCCTGGTTGCCCACCATGCTTTCTGCCCACGGAGGGCCTGGTTGGAGGCGTTGGGCGAGACGACTGACACCCACCAGGTCGCCGTGGGCGTCGCCGCGCATCACGCCGTCGACGATCCTGGGCGCTCCCGCGCCCAGGCCATGCGCTCGGTCGACGTGCTCAGCGCCGAACACGGCCTCGTCGGCCGCTGCGATTCAGTGCAGATCGACGACGACGGGCGGACGACGGTCGTCGAGTACAAGTCGACTCCCGTCCGGCGTCGGCCGGCCGTCACCGACGCCATGCGGGTCCAACTGGCGCTCCAGACGATCGCGCTACGAGAACAGGGCCGCACGGTCGACGCCGCCGCGATCTGGTTCGTCGACCACCGGCAGTACGCCGACGTCGCGATCGGACCGGACGAGCTCGACGCCGCACTCGAACAGCTTCGCCGGCTGAGAGCGGTGCTCGACGCGCAGACCGCGCCCGAACCGCTCGTCGACGACCCGCGATGCCGCACCTGCTCGCACGCGGGAGTCTGCCTGCCCGACGAACGGGCGCTGGAACCGGTCACGCGACGCGTGCTCGTCGCCGACCCCGACTCCCAGGTCCTGCACCTCGCCACTCCCGGCGCGCGCGCCGCACTACGGTCCGGCCGCGTCCGGGTCGTCAAGGGCGACGACGAGCTGCGCACGGTACCCATCGAACGGGTACTCGCCCTCGTCGTCCACGGCAACGTCGACGTCTCCAGCGGACTGCTTCGCGAGCTCCTGTGGAGACGATGCCCGACGGTCTGGTGCTCGGGGACCGGCCGGGTGATCGGGTGGGCATCGTCGGCCAACTCGCCGAACGGCGGACCCCGAGTCCACCAGCACGTGGCCTCCGCGAACGGCCACCTCGGGCTCGCCCGCGGATTCGTCGCCGCAAAGATCGGCAACCAGGCGACCATGATCCGGCGACACGGCGAAGGCGACGCCCACGCAACCCTTCGCCGGCTCCAGAGACGCGCCGACGACGCGACGTCCACGGCGGAGCTCTACGGCATCGAAGGTGACGCCGCTGCCAGGTACTTCGAAGCCTTTACGACGATGCTCAGCCCGTCCGTGCGCCAGTGGGCGTCGTTCGCCGGCCGTACCCGCCGACCGGCGAGCGATCCGGTCAACGCTGCGCTCAACCTGACCTATGGTCTGCTCCTCTCTGATGCCATCCGAGCGATCGTCGCCTGCGGGCTCGACCCGCACGCCGGATTCCTCCACTCCAGTGGCCGGAACAAGCCCGCCCTCGCGCTCGATCTCATCGAAGAATTTCGTGCTCCGGTCGCCGACTCGGTCGTGATCGGAACGTTCAACAACGGCGAACTGAAACCTGCCTCGTTCTCGCACGTGACCGGCTCGACCCGGTTGCGTGATTCCGGGCGAGCCGCAGTGATCACAGCCTACGAACGACGGGTCACCACCTCCTTCCGGCACCCGATCTTCGGATACGACGTCACCTGGCGTCGAGCGATGGAGGTCCAGGCCCGGCTCATCCTCGGAGTCCTGGACGGAACCCAGCACCGCTACAAAGGGGTCACTGTCCGATGA
- the cas2 gene encoding CRISPR-associated endonuclease Cas2 — protein sequence MSDAVHRYLLAYDVGSDIRRTRVAKLLEAHGDRIQYSVFVVDTRPAKMLRLKVNVVARLHLDTDSLLICDLGPLGDESRRRLERVGARRVLTGDSALII from the coding sequence ATGAGTGACGCCGTTCACCGATACCTGCTGGCCTACGACGTCGGATCCGACATCCGTCGGACACGCGTCGCGAAGCTGCTCGAGGCGCACGGTGATCGGATTCAGTACAGCGTCTTCGTCGTCGACACGAGACCTGCCAAGATGCTCCGTCTCAAGGTGAACGTCGTCGCCCGGCTGCACCTCGACACGGACTCGTTGCTCATCTGTGATCTCGGCCCGCTTGGCGACGAATCCCGCCGACGCCTCGAGCGGGTGGGCGCGAGACGGGTGCTGACAGGCGACAGCGCACTGATCATCTAA
- the istA gene encoding IS21 family transposase, with product MLKVEDWAEIRRLHRVEQMPIKAIARKLGIGRNTVRRALASDEPPRYQRPAKGSIVDVVEPQIRALLVEWPQMPATVIAERIGWTRSLTVLKERVRELRPQFVPVDPASRMDYRPGELAQCDLWFPPVDVPLGAGQLGRPPVLVMVSGYSRAMTARMLPSRQAPDLLAGHWALLGGWGRVPRALVWDNESAVGSWRGGRPQLTEAMNSFRGALGIRVIQCKPGDPEAKGLVERGNRYLETSFLPGRRFVSPADFNAQLGVWLARANTRQHRRLGCRPVDRWAADHGHMLVLPPLAAGSALVGWAHSLRLPRDHYVRLDANDYSVHPCAVGRRVTVTADLDHVLVVSCDGRRVARHHRCWARHQTLTDPAHAAAAAAMRAARTAQLERTPTGVEVEQRTLSDYDRILGLEGLDEEVPA from the coding sequence GTGCTGAAGGTGGAGGACTGGGCGGAGATCCGTCGGCTTCATCGGGTGGAGCAGATGCCGATCAAGGCTATCGCCCGCAAGCTCGGGATCGGCCGGAACACGGTGCGCCGGGCCCTGGCCAGCGATGAGCCACCGCGCTATCAGCGTCCGGCGAAGGGCTCGATCGTCGACGTCGTGGAGCCGCAGATCCGGGCCCTGCTGGTGGAATGGCCGCAGATGCCGGCGACGGTGATCGCCGAGCGGATCGGCTGGACACGCTCGCTGACGGTGCTCAAGGAGCGGGTCCGTGAGCTGCGCCCGCAGTTTGTCCCGGTCGACCCCGCGTCGCGCATGGACTATCGGCCCGGTGAGCTCGCGCAGTGCGATCTGTGGTTCCCACCGGTCGATGTTCCGCTCGGGGCTGGGCAGCTCGGGCGCCCACCGGTGCTGGTGATGGTGTCGGGCTACTCGCGGGCGATGACCGCCCGGATGCTGCCCTCCCGCCAAGCCCCGGACCTGCTGGCCGGGCACTGGGCCCTGCTGGGCGGGTGGGGACGGGTGCCTCGGGCGCTGGTGTGGGACAACGAGTCCGCCGTCGGGTCCTGGCGCGGCGGGCGTCCGCAGCTGACCGAGGCGATGAACAGCTTCCGCGGCGCGCTCGGCATCCGGGTGATCCAGTGCAAGCCCGGCGACCCCGAGGCCAAGGGGCTGGTCGAGCGCGGGAACCGCTATCTGGAGACCTCGTTCCTGCCCGGCCGCCGTTTCGTCTCTCCGGCGGATTTCAACGCCCAGCTCGGGGTCTGGCTGGCCCGGGCGAACACCCGCCAGCACCGCCGGCTCGGCTGCCGTCCGGTCGACCGGTGGGCAGCCGATCACGGCCACATGCTCGTCCTGCCACCCCTGGCTGCGGGGTCGGCGCTGGTCGGCTGGGCGCACTCGCTGCGGCTGCCCCGCGACCACTACGTCCGCCTCGACGCCAACGACTACTCCGTGCACCCCTGCGCGGTCGGACGCAGGGTCACCGTCACCGCCGACCTCGACCACGTGCTCGTCGTGTCCTGCGACGGCCGCCGCGTCGCCCGCCACCACCGCTGCTGGGCGCGGCATCAGACCCTCACCGACCCGGCCCACGCGGCCGCCGCCGCGGCGATGCGCGCCGCCCGCACCGCCCAGCTCGAGCGAACCCCGACCGGGGTTGAGGTCGAGCAGCGCACCCTGTCCGACTACGACCGCATCCTCGGCCTCGAGGGCCTGGACGAGGAGGTGCCGGCCTGA
- the istB gene encoding IS21-like element helper ATPase IstB has product MAAKNTPTTAAGGRHVASEIAFLTRALKAPSLAAAVERLAERARSEGWTHEEFLAACLQREVAAREAHGGEGRIRAARFPARKSLEEFDFDHQRSLKRDVISHLGTLDFITGKENVVFLGPPGTGKTHLAVGLGIRACQAGHRTAFATAAEWVARLAEVHHAGRLQQELVKLGRVPLLIVDEVGYIPFEAEAANLFFQLVSSRYERASLIVTSNKPFGRWGEVFGDDVVAAAMIDRLVHHAEVISLKGDSYRLKDRDLGRVPAATKTND; this is encoded by the coding sequence ATGGCGGCCAAGAACACCCCCACCACCGCGGCGGGTGGGCGCCACGTCGCCTCGGAGATCGCATTCCTGACCCGGGCGCTCAAGGCGCCGTCGTTGGCGGCGGCGGTCGAGCGGTTGGCCGAGCGGGCCCGCTCCGAAGGATGGACGCATGAGGAGTTCCTGGCCGCCTGCCTGCAACGCGAGGTCGCCGCCCGCGAGGCCCACGGCGGCGAAGGACGGATCCGGGCGGCCCGGTTCCCGGCGCGGAAGTCGTTGGAGGAGTTCGACTTCGACCACCAACGCTCCCTCAAACGCGACGTCATCTCCCACCTCGGCACCCTGGACTTCATCACCGGGAAGGAGAATGTGGTGTTCCTCGGCCCACCCGGCACCGGGAAGACCCACCTGGCGGTCGGGCTCGGGATCCGGGCCTGCCAGGCCGGGCACCGCACCGCGTTCGCCACCGCCGCCGAGTGGGTCGCCCGCCTCGCCGAGGTCCACCACGCCGGACGGCTCCAGCAGGAGCTGGTCAAGCTGGGCCGGGTCCCGCTGCTGATCGTCGACGAGGTCGGCTACATCCCGTTCGAAGCCGAAGCGGCGAACCTGTTCTTCCAGCTCGTCTCGTCCCGCTACGAACGCGCCAGCCTGATCGTCACCTCCAACAAGCCCTTCGGCCGCTGGGGCGAGGTGTTCGGCGACGACGTCGTCGCCGCAGCGATGATCGACCGCCTCGTCCACCACGCCGAGGTCATCTCCCTCAAGGGCGACAGCTACCGACTCAAGGACCGCGACCTCGGCCGCGTCCCCGCCGCCACCAAGACCAACGACTGA